A genomic stretch from Mesomycoplasma neurolyticum includes:
- the hpt gene encoding hypoxanthine phosphoribosyltransferase translates to MIDKRISKVLYTQSDLERVIKELANWVDETYKNSKNLVLVGLLKGSIPFLAQLIKDIKTDHIIDFMTLSSYHGAMDSSGSVKIVMDLAYDIKGKDVLIVEDIIDSGITIEKVVNLLKNKKPNSLKVLTLLDKPEGRKNDFHPDKVGFVAPNEFLVGFGLDVKEKMRNIPYIGIFKKECIDDL, encoded by the coding sequence ATGATTGATAAAAGAATATCAAAAGTACTATATACACAATCTGATTTAGAAAGAGTGATTAAAGAATTAGCTAATTGAGTAGATGAAACATATAAAAATTCTAAAAATTTAGTATTAGTTGGTTTATTAAAAGGAAGCATTCCATTTTTAGCACAATTAATTAAAGATATTAAAACTGATCATATTATTGATTTTATGACACTATCATCTTATCATGGAGCTATGGATTCATCAGGTTCAGTAAAAATTGTTATGGATTTAGCTTATGATATTAAAGGAAAAGATGTTTTGATTGTGGAAGATATTATCGATTCAGGGATTACAATTGAAAAAGTTGTTAATCTTTTAAAAAACAAAAAACCTAATAGTTTGAAAGTTTTAACTCTTTTAGATAAACCAGAAGGAAGAAAAAATGACTTTCACCCTGATAAAGTTGGTTTTGTTGCTCCAAATGAATTTTTAGTTGGTTTTGGTCTTGATGTTAAAGAAAAAATGAGAAATATTCCATATATTGGTATTTTTAAGAAAGAATGCATTGATGATCTTTAA
- the pgsA gene encoding CDP-diacylglycerol--glycerol-3-phosphate 3-phosphatidyltransferase, with translation MIKNKIPNYLTILRILLWIPLLFCLTWFYYHSKNTTVYIKNKYYFVFVIALIVFVIAMFTDFLDGFLARKFKAISTFGQLFDPLSDKIIVSTILIFLALLKFSEIWIVVIFIVRDIMVDGFRNLAAKYNKKVAASVWGKLKTLSQTFAIILLMVLMPILDENNKQYKLYYWILNIPMFCALFFSIFSGILYFKEIKNLVYFKNKQV, from the coding sequence ATGATAAAAAATAAAATTCCTAATTATTTAACAATTTTAAGAATTTTACTTTGAATTCCTTTATTATTTTGTTTAACATGATTTTACTATCATTCAAAAAATACAACTGTTTATATAAAAAATAAATATTATTTTGTTTTTGTTATTGCATTAATTGTTTTTGTTATTGCGATGTTTACAGATTTTTTAGATGGCTTTTTAGCTAGAAAATTTAAAGCTATTTCAACATTTGGACAATTGTTTGATCCATTATCTGACAAAATTATTGTTTCAACAATTTTAATTTTTTTAGCACTTTTAAAATTTAGTGAAATTTGAATAGTAGTAATATTTATAGTTAGAGATATTATGGTAGATGGTTTTAGAAATCTAGCAGCTAAATACAACAAAAAAGTAGCTGCTTCCGTTTGAGGTAAATTAAAGACATTAAGTCAAACATTTGCAATTATTTTACTAATGGTTTTGATGCCTATTTTAGATGAAAATAATAAACAATATAAACTTTATTATTGAATTTTAAACATTCCAATGTTTTGTGCTTTGTTTTTTTCAATTTTTTCTGGTATTTTATATTTTAAAGAAATTAAAAATTTAGTTTATTTTAAAAATAAACAAGTTTAA
- a CDS encoding diadenylate cyclase, with translation MEIFSIIATVLIFLVLVILITKEIILFHKIWKTKKSKFSQLADSNKNRLIIELKNAVEELSRTKTGAIITIENYDKLDELRTDGVKIDANISSSLIISIFNKNSPLHDGALIIRENKIIYASTYYKITSRSINNLFGSRHRAALGISEQSDSTTIVVSEETGKIIIAKNEKFEYVVIDDFRKVLESKLKN, from the coding sequence ATGGAAATTTTTAGTATTATAGCTACTGTTTTGATTTTTTTAGTTTTAGTTATTTTAATTACAAAAGAAATAATTCTTTTTCATAAAATTTGAAAAACTAAAAAAAGTAAGTTTAGCCAATTAGCTGATTCAAATAAAAATAGACTTATTATTGAATTAAAAAATGCTGTTGAAGAACTTTCAAGAACTAAAACCGGTGCTATTATAACTATTGAAAATTATGATAAATTAGATGAATTAAGAACTGATGGTGTAAAAATTGATGCTAACATTTCATCATCATTAATTATTTCAATTTTCAATAAAAATTCACCCCTCCATGATGGAGCTTTAATTATTAGAGAAAATAAAATTATTTATGCTTCTACATATTATAAAATTACATCTAGATCAATAAATAACCTTTTTGGTTCTCGTCATAGAGCAGCACTTGGAATTAGTGAACAATCGGATTCAACAACAATTGTGGTTTCAGAAGAAACTGGAAAAATTATTATTGCAAAAAATGAAAAATTTGAATATGTTGTAATTGATGATTTTAGAAAAGTTTTGGAATCTAAGCTGAAGAATTAA
- the gap gene encoding type I glyceraldehyde-3-phosphate dehydrogenase — protein sequence MKKIAINGFGRIGRLVFRKIWETNKNKLDVVAINDLTDAKTLAHLLKYDSAHGIFQANVEEKDGSLIVDGKKIQILAQRDPEQLPWKELKIDVVVEATGFFTSKEGSEKHIKAGAKKVLISAPASGDLKTVVYNVNHKNLTKDDKVASAASCTTNALAPVVNVLDKEFGISHGYMTTVHAYTADQRLQDAPHSDLRRARAAGVNIVPTSTGAAKAIGLVVPNLTGKLDGIALRVPVITGSFVDLAVELKSSPSVEEVNAAMKKYSNESFAYVDAPIVSTDVIGAKEGSLFDAQLTKVLSVDNKKLYKLYTWYDNETSYVYQYVRTLVFFANL from the coding sequence ATGAAAAAAATAGCAATTAATGGTTTTGGGAGAATTGGAAGACTTGTATTTAGAAAAATTTGAGAAACAAACAAAAACAAATTAGATGTTGTTGCTATTAATGATTTAACAGATGCTAAAACTTTAGCACATCTTTTAAAATATGATTCAGCACACGGAATTTTTCAAGCTAATGTTGAAGAAAAAGATGGTTCATTAATAGTAGACGGTAAAAAAATTCAAATTTTAGCTCAAAGAGATCCAGAACAATTACCATGAAAAGAATTAAAAATTGATGTTGTTGTTGAAGCAACAGGATTTTTCACATCAAAAGAAGGATCAGAAAAACATATTAAAGCTGGAGCAAAAAAAGTTCTTATTTCAGCTCCTGCATCAGGTGATTTAAAAACTGTTGTTTACAATGTAAATCACAAAAATTTGACAAAAGATGATAAAGTTGCTTCTGCTGCTTCTTGTACAACAAATGCACTCGCACCTGTTGTTAATGTATTAGATAAAGAATTTGGTATATCTCATGGTTATATGACAACAGTTCATGCTTATACAGCAGATCAAAGATTACAAGATGCACCACACAGTGATTTAAGAAGAGCAAGAGCTGCTGGTGTGAATATTGTTCCTACATCAACAGGAGCTGCAAAAGCTATTGGGTTAGTTGTTCCAAATTTAACAGGTAAACTTGATGGTATTGCTTTAAGAGTTCCTGTTATTACAGGTTCATTTGTTGATTTAGCAGTTGAACTAAAATCTTCACCATCAGTAGAAGAAGTTAATGCAGCAATGAAAAAATATTCAAATGAATCATTTGCATATGTTGATGCTCCTATTGTTTCAACTGATGTTATTGGTGCAAAAGAAGGTTCATTATTTGATGCGCAACTTACAAAAGTTCTTTCAGTTGACAACAAAAAATTATATAAATTATATACTTGATATGATAATGAAACATCATATGTTTACCAATATGTAAGAACACTAGTATTTTTTGCAAATCTTTAA
- a CDS encoding YbaB/EbfC family nucleoid-associated protein, translating into MNIQELMKQAKKMQKELSKKQDDLKEKEFTFSKQGIDIVMYGDRQIKSLTINPVLIDPEDKETLEDLIIITINEALKELDKKHDELLPKGV; encoded by the coding sequence ATGAATATTCAAGAATTAATGAAACAAGCAAAAAAAATGCAAAAAGAATTATCTAAAAAACAAGATGATTTAAAAGAAAAAGAATTTACTTTTTCAAAACAAGGAATTGATATAGTGATGTATGGAGATAGACAAATTAAATCTCTTACTATTAATCCAGTATTAATTGATCCAGAAGATAAAGAAACTTTAGAAGATCTAATAATTATCACTATTAATGAAGCTTTAAAAGAATTAGATAAAAAACATGATGAATTATTACCAAAAGGAGTTTAA
- the dnaX gene encoding DNA polymerase III subunit gamma/tau, with amino-acid sequence MSQNSIYKALYRLYRPKTFDEIQGQEFIVETLKNIIKLNKVSHAYLFTGPRGTGKTSIARIFANTLNCDHNDNKLIPCYNCIVNIERSMDIIEMDAASNSGVDDIRELKEKIQNAPSHSKYKIYIIDEIHMLSKSAFNALLKTLEEPPSHSIFILATTDLHKIPLTILSRVQKFNFSKIPNKIILKHLLKILEEQKIEFEYKAIEKIIRLSDGGLRDALSMIEQVSIYTNSNITTEKVDIVFGLASIENLINLVNLMSKFEIYNLFLELEHLVAAGCDISLLANDLITLMKDFLIFNKLKKDLFLEISTKEEVEKLNITTKQAFIIVEELVCFIKDIAFLNNLQQALELSFLKIMNLFENSQIDKIKEINNKNEDENIAKVYETLENFKKNAEENEVFFFDKSNDKFSVNLSEKTIEDNSFNSQKTQINNFDLAQEKNVNIFSENLDNSLHEIDKLLGAAKEIKKTEDQSKVNFIFSNFLTENDAVSETQEKEDTSFLNLKYDFTNENETDLNSLSQTWSLQNKTSENNVDLTNEEKIDKESPLFLYDNSWEKNTIENDLTNDVEANSMLSSDYHKLTQEFFASEIKENKVHISEDEKNIFEDEKTSKQLPLDFSLEITGNTVIQTLPSETSDFTIVDDDIYTVDEIINLFGLNKQNKNHKEIREKRKKEFASTNFYLHDSKFSKYIEWLVSCKFITGNNDFILISADPQENFAIFQINAHKNDVEFKELQQIIFGKEIYVFAITKKLFKLSQDKWKRMVETKTVPDVFEPLKEINQKSIEELKDEKIKSLFGDKFKL; translated from the coding sequence ATGAGTCAAAATTCAATATATAAAGCACTATATCGTTTATATAGACCTAAAACATTTGATGAAATTCAAGGTCAAGAATTTATTGTAGAAACATTAAAAAATATTATTAAATTAAATAAAGTTTCACATGCTTATCTTTTCACTGGACCAAGAGGAACAGGTAAGACATCAATTGCAAGAATATTTGCAAACACACTGAATTGTGATCATAATGATAATAAACTTATTCCTTGTTATAATTGTATTGTTAATATTGAACGCTCTATGGATATTATTGAAATGGATGCTGCTTCTAATAGTGGGGTAGATGATATACGAGAATTAAAAGAAAAAATTCAAAATGCACCATCACATTCTAAATATAAAATTTATATCATCGATGAAATACATATGTTGTCAAAATCAGCATTTAATGCTTTACTAAAAACATTAGAAGAGCCACCATCACATTCTATTTTTATTTTAGCAACTACAGACTTACATAAAATACCTTTGACCATTTTATCAAGAGTACAAAAATTTAATTTTTCTAAAATCCCTAATAAAATTATTTTAAAACATCTTCTTAAAATTTTAGAAGAACAAAAAATTGAATTTGAATATAAAGCTATTGAAAAAATTATTAGATTATCTGATGGTGGACTGAGAGATGCTTTATCAATGATTGAACAAGTTTCTATTTATACTAATTCTAATATTACAACAGAAAAAGTTGATATTGTTTTTGGCCTTGCATCTATTGAAAATTTAATTAATTTAGTAAATTTAATGTCAAAGTTTGAAATTTATAATTTATTTTTAGAATTAGAACATTTAGTTGCTGCAGGATGTGATATTTCACTTTTGGCAAATGATTTGATAACCTTGATGAAAGATTTTTTAATTTTTAATAAATTAAAAAAAGATTTATTTTTAGAAATATCTACAAAAGAAGAAGTTGAAAAACTTAATATCACGACAAAACAAGCTTTTATTATTGTTGAGGAATTAGTATGTTTTATAAAAGATATAGCTTTTTTAAATAATTTACAACAAGCTTTGGAATTATCATTTTTAAAAATAATGAATTTATTTGAAAATTCACAAATAGATAAAATTAAAGAAATAAATAATAAAAATGAAGATGAAAATATTGCAAAAGTTTATGAAACATTAGAAAACTTTAAAAAAAATGCTGAAGAGAATGAAGTTTTTTTCTTTGATAAATCAAATGATAAATTTTCTGTAAATTTATCAGAAAAAACTATTGAAGATAATAGTTTTAATAGTCAAAAAACTCAAATAAATAATTTTGATCTTGCACAAGAAAAAAATGTTAATATTTTTTCAGAGAATTTAGATAATTCATTACATGAAATAGACAAATTATTAGGTGCAGCAAAAGAAATTAAAAAAACCGAGGATCAGTCAAAGGTTAATTTTATTTTTTCAAATTTTTTAACTGAAAATGATGCAGTAAGTGAAACACAGGAAAAAGAAGATACAAGTTTTTTAAATTTAAAATATGATTTTACTAATGAAAATGAAACAGATTTAAATTCATTATCTCAAACATGAAGTCTTCAAAATAAAACTAGTGAAAATAATGTTGATTTAACAAATGAAGAGAAAATTGATAAAGAATCACCGCTTTTCCTTTATGACAATTCATGAGAAAAAAATACAATTGAAAATGATTTAACTAATGATGTTGAGGCAAATTCAATGCTTTCAAGTGATTATCATAAATTAACACAAGAATTTTTCGCAAGTGAAATTAAAGAAAATAAAGTTCATATATCTGAAGATGAAAAAAATATTTTTGAAGATGAAAAAACATCTAAACAGTTGCCATTAGACTTTAGTTTAGAAATCACAGGCAATACAGTTATTCAAACACTTCCAAGTGAAACCAGTGATTTTACAATTGTAGATGATGACATATATACAGTTGATGAAATTATTAACTTGTTTGGTTTGAATAAACAAAACAAAAATCATAAAGAAATTAGAGAAAAACGTAAAAAAGAATTTGCTTCTACTAATTTTTATTTACATGATTCAAAATTTTCAAAATATATTGAATGACTTGTATCATGTAAATTTATAACGGGAAATAATGATTTTATTTTAATTAGTGCTGATCCACAGGAAAATTTTGCTATATTTCAAATAAATGCACATAAAAATGATGTTGAATTTAAAGAATTGCAACAAATAATTTTTGGAAAAGAAATTTATGTTTTTGCAATTACAAAAAAACTTTTTAAATTATCACAAGATAAATGAAAAAGAATGGTTGAAACAAAAACAGTTCCTGATGTTTTTGAACCTTTAAAAGAAATAAATCAAAAATCAATTGAAGAATTAAAAGATGAAAAAATAAAATCACTTTTTGGTGATAAATTCAAATTATAA
- the tmk gene encoding dTMP kinase, with the protein MFIVFEGIDGSGKTTIIEKLKKFLPEYFKNKQFVFTREPGGTNLKEAEQIRAILLEKQNDIDSFSEAILFMAARRMHLNKVIWPALEQNKIVICDRFVDSSIAYQGAGKNIGVEKIAKLNDLIVESTYPDYTFYLQTSVHLSKERLNKNRVAEDRIENNNDDFFEKIVKCYDELFLKNKDRYILINSNNSIDVVYAEVKKEIVKIIEKAN; encoded by the coding sequence GTGTTTATAGTTTTTGAAGGGATTGATGGCTCAGGTAAAACTACAATTATTGAAAAATTAAAAAAATTTTTACCTGAATATTTCAAAAATAAACAATTTGTTTTCACTAGAGAACCTGGTGGTACAAATTTAAAAGAAGCTGAACAAATAAGAGCTATTTTATTAGAAAAACAAAATGACATTGATTCTTTTTCAGAAGCTATATTATTTATGGCTGCAAGAAGAATGCATTTAAACAAGGTAATATGACCTGCACTTGAACAAAATAAAATTGTTATTTGTGATAGATTTGTTGATTCATCTATAGCTTACCAAGGAGCGGGAAAAAATATCGGTGTAGAAAAGATAGCTAAATTAAATGATTTGATTGTTGAATCTACATATCCTGATTATACATTTTACTTACAAACATCTGTTCATTTATCAAAAGAAAGACTTAACAAAAACAGAGTTGCTGAAGATAGAATAGAAAATAATAATGATGATTTTTTTGAAAAAATTGTTAAATGTTATGATGAATTATTTTTAAAGAATAAAGATAGATATATCTTAATTAATAGTAATAATTCAATTGATGTTGTTTATGCTGAAGTAAAAAAAGAAATTGTAAAAATAATAGAGAAAGCTAATTAA
- a CDS encoding toprim domain-containing protein → MFGKEYDSLILNLKKIPGITKKQSEKIAFYILNLDYKELDILINSMQELNKNLNKCSTCNFITRNVKCEICLDANRSKRLLLVESDLDVIKLENSKIFDGKYFVFNFEDKESIENDLILLFSIFDDFNEIIISFSPTIQGIAYTNYISSILLKKNKNKKISKIAYGIPIGSKIDYMDSFSIKESIENRKEIKNK, encoded by the coding sequence ATGTTTGGTAAAGAATATGATTCTTTAATTTTAAATTTAAAAAAAATACCTGGGATTACTAAAAAGCAATCTGAAAAAATTGCTTTTTATATTTTGAATTTAGACTATAAAGAATTAGATATATTGATTAATTCAATGCAAGAATTAAATAAAAATTTAAATAAATGTAGTACATGTAATTTTATAACTAGAAATGTCAAGTGCGAAATCTGTCTTGATGCAAATCGTTCAAAGCGTTTGCTGTTAGTTGAAAGTGATTTAGATGTAATTAAATTAGAAAATAGTAAAATTTTTGATGGTAAATATTTTGTTTTTAATTTTGAAGATAAAGAATCCATTGAAAATGATTTAATTTTATTATTTTCTATATTTGATGATTTTAATGAAATAATTATTTCTTTTTCACCAACTATTCAAGGAATTGCTTATACTAATTATATTTCATCAATTTTATTAAAAAAAAATAAAAATAAAAAAATTTCCAAAATTGCTTATGGAATACCAATAGGTTCTAAAATAGATTATATGGATAGTTTTTCTATTAAAGAATCAATAGAAAATAGAAAAGAAATTAAAAATAAATAA
- a CDS encoding ArsR/SmtB family transcription factor, protein MANQKNILKILKILSSKIKLDLIAHLFYCSCNECNVNDLTKIFKISQPNISNNLIWLRRNKVIKYKILKKERFYYLDEKFKEKYGNLISLLIKENQKYFEKLLCTCKNV, encoded by the coding sequence ATGGCAAACCAAAAAAATATTCTAAAAATCCTAAAAATTTTATCTTCTAAAATTAAATTAGATTTAATTGCTCATCTATTTTATTGCTCATGTAATGAGTGCAATGTTAATGATTTAACAAAGATTTTTAAAATTTCACAACCAAATATTTCAAATAATTTAATTTGGTTAAGAAGAAATAAAGTTATTAAATATAAAATTTTAAAAAAAGAACGCTTTTATTATTTAGATGAAAAATTTAAAGAAAAATATGGAAATTTAATAAGTTTACTTATAAAAGAAAATCAAAAATATTTTGAAAAACTCCTTTGCACTTGCAAAAATGTTTAA
- a CDS encoding MHJ_0274 family protein produces the protein MDNNTIMFIVIAAILVISIVIVVLFQVITERKKKKKIKIEKEKILENQRILTEEITYKINAIIEKNEELLNNFVVSIGDFKMKELNFFTKNEIKKIIKHPQFYQTFADNPYLDNSDFNDNLNILIETKSNLWSKKNQSQIQFFANIEKQYLNDDAKKENYLNLKKEFKNSLVLNDKK, from the coding sequence ATGGATAATAATACCATAATGTTTATAGTAATTGCTGCAATTTTAGTTATTTCAATTGTTATTGTAGTTTTATTTCAAGTTATTACAGAAAGAAAGAAAAAGAAAAAAATAAAAATTGAAAAGGAAAAAATTTTAGAAAATCAAAGAATTTTGACAGAAGAAATAACATATAAAATTAATGCTATTATTGAAAAAAATGAAGAATTATTAAACAACTTTGTCGTTTCAATTGGTGATTTTAAAATGAAAGAGCTTAATTTCTTTACAAAAAATGAAATTAAAAAAATTATTAAGCATCCACAATTTTATCAAACATTCGCAGATAACCCTTACTTAGATAATTCTGATTTCAATGATAATTTAAATATATTAATCGAAACAAAATCAAATCTTTGATCCAAAAAAAATCAAAGTCAAATTCAATTTTTTGCAAATATTGAGAAACAATATTTAAATGATGATGCAAAAAAAGAAAATTACCTTAATTTAAAAAAAGAATTTAAAAACTCGCTGGTTTTAAATGATAAAAAATAA
- the mgtE gene encoding magnesium transporter, with product MSLLELVKKRDIAAIRKYSNDTIISEIANEVSTLPIAEKIVFFRLLKTEDAGEIFAYLDLEIQEELIQNFSNEMIVNVVSELYTDEIADLIEEIPERLAIKILKNIDKDTRQNVNKILKYDDDQIGSVMSVDLIFLKDHWTNKRALEHIKKYKNELELTHYYYIVDSKWNFKAATTLEDIVFNEPEAKLTDHMFKVPTIYTTSKKSEASLIFADNDLSVLPVVNKSNKIVGMITSDDVIDILQEEATEDIYKMAGINPHHEISYIKTSVLKIVKSRIFWLLILMLGSTLSQIVIEVFTNSIENSSSLKSLGLSVYVSTIVSIIPVIAGSAGNAGSQSATTITRAISLGENSAKKYISQVLVKELTVGLIVGSILMVANFLRLMIYFSISRDLFVASKTSKILIISFTASLALLIVITFSKILGSFIPLIAAKLGKDPAVLSAPILATLTDATSTFIFFGITILVFMLAT from the coding sequence ATGAGTTTATTAGAATTAGTTAAAAAAAGAGATATAGCAGCAATTAGAAAATATTCAAATGACACTATTATTAGTGAAATAGCAAATGAAGTAAGCACTTTACCAATAGCAGAAAAAATTGTTTTTTTTAGATTATTAAAAACAGAAGATGCTGGTGAAATTTTTGCATACTTAGACTTAGAAATACAAGAAGAATTAATCCAAAATTTTTCAAATGAAATGATTGTAAATGTGGTTTCTGAGTTATATACTGATGAAATAGCTGATTTGATAGAAGAAATTCCGGAAAGATTAGCTATTAAAATTTTGAAAAATATTGATAAAGATACAAGACAAAATGTTAACAAAATTTTAAAATATGATGATGACCAAATTGGTTCTGTAATGTCTGTTGATTTAATTTTTTTAAAAGATCATTGAACAAACAAAAGAGCACTTGAACATATTAAAAAATATAAAAATGAACTTGAGTTAACACACTACTACTACATTGTTGATTCAAAATGAAATTTTAAGGCTGCCACAACATTAGAAGATATTGTTTTTAATGAGCCAGAAGCTAAACTTACTGATCATATGTTTAAAGTGCCTACAATTTACACAACAAGCAAAAAAAGTGAAGCATCATTAATTTTTGCTGATAATGACCTTTCGGTATTACCAGTAGTTAATAAATCAAACAAAATAGTAGGTATGATTACTTCTGATGATGTAATCGACATTTTACAAGAAGAAGCAACAGAAGATATTTATAAAATGGCAGGGATTAATCCCCACCATGAGATATCATACATTAAAACAAGTGTTTTAAAAATTGTAAAATCAAGAATTTTTTGACTTTTAATTTTAATGTTAGGTTCAACATTAAGTCAAATTGTAATTGAAGTTTTTACAAATTCTATTGAAAATAGTAGTAGTTTAAAATCACTAGGTTTAAGTGTTTATGTTTCTACTATTGTTTCAATTATTCCAGTTATCGCAGGTTCGGCTGGTAATGCAGGGTCGCAATCTGCAACAACAATAACGCGTGCTATTTCATTAGGTGAAAATAGCGCGAAAAAATATATTTCGCAAGTTTTAGTAAAAGAATTAACAGTTGGTTTAATTGTTGGTTCAATTTTGATGGTAGCAAATTTTTTAAGACTAATGATTTATTTTTCAATTAGTAGAGATTTATTTGTTGCCTCAAAAACATCAAAAATACTTATTATTTCTTTTACAGCATCATTAGCACTTTTAATTGTTATTACTTTTTCAAAAATTTTAGGTTCTTTTATCCCGCTAATTGCAGCTAAACTAGGTAAAGATCCAGCGGTTTTATCTGCTCCAATTTTAGCTACTTTAACAGATGCAACTTCAACATTTATTTTCTTTGGAATAACAATTTTAGTTTTTATGCTAGCAACATAG
- the rsmI gene encoding 16S rRNA (cytidine(1402)-2'-O)-methyltransferase has product MEKNKIYIIGTPIGNLKDITLRALEILNEVDIILCEDTRRSLQLLNHFNIKNKKLISYHKFNEKKIANFITNLFNDENKKIALISDAGMPKISDPGHILIKKCHELKINLEIIPGPSAFVSAYVLSPFEGNFTFLGFLKDKSSQRIKQLTALDEGVYIAYVSPYKLLKTLEDLEIVFKEKIKIFLAKELTKIHETHYYGTPNEIINFLPETIKGEYVMCFEIATQKEKKVKENKYKNLVNK; this is encoded by the coding sequence ATGGAAAAAAATAAAATTTATATAATTGGTACACCTATTGGTAATTTAAAAGATATAACACTTAGAGCACTTGAGATTTTAAATGAGGTTGATATTATCTTATGTGAAGATACAAGAAGAAGTTTGCAATTATTAAATCATTTTAATATCAAAAATAAAAAATTAATTAGTTATCATAAATTTAACGAAAAAAAAATAGCAAATTTTATTACTAATTTATTCAATGATGAAAATAAAAAAATTGCACTGATTTCTGATGCTGGTATGCCAAAAATTTCGGACCCTGGTCATATTTTGATTAAAAAATGTCATGAGCTAAAAATAAATTTAGAAATTATTCCAGGACCTAGTGCTTTTGTAAGTGCCTATGTTTTATCTCCTTTTGAAGGTAATTTTACTTTTTTAGGTTTTTTAAAAGATAAAAGTTCACAAAGAATTAAACAACTAACCGCACTAGATGAGGGTGTTTATATTGCTTATGTTTCACCTTATAAACTTTTGAAAACTTTAGAAGATTTAGAAATAGTTTTTAAAGAAAAGATAAAAATTTTTTTAGCCAAAGAATTAACCAAAATTCATGAAACACATTATTATGGAACACCTAATGAAATTATAAATTTTTTACCTGAAACAATAAAAGGTGAATATGTTATGTGTTTTGAAATTGCAACTCAAAAAGAAAAAAAAGTTAAAGAAAACAAATATAAAAATTTAGTTAATAAATAA